In Bacteroides sp. AN502(2024), one genomic interval encodes:
- a CDS encoding DUF6597 domain-containing transcriptional factor: protein MIQDDFKFYKPCTFLQPYIRYYWVFKSNRPLNTFTFPIGCPQIIFHKQAPLYIPELNATQDTLTVSGQVNFSSHLYADGNIEMIVVVFHPHAMSTFLNVPTSLFYNQEVSGYSLGDKSLNELAARIFDCQDYTLCIHHIEKWLLSRIADSLSTAAYRIERIGAAVRQIYITPQIPVTELSSIACLSKKQFERLFHSFVGINPKEYACIVRFQKALAQMQHQAGEEINLAQIAYTSGYADQSHFIREFKKFSGYTPMSLLKVSNPYADLFTDPV from the coding sequence ATGATTCAAGATGATTTCAAATTTTACAAGCCTTGTACGTTTCTGCAACCTTACATCAGGTATTACTGGGTATTCAAAAGCAATCGACCGCTGAATACCTTTACTTTTCCTATCGGTTGCCCTCAAATCATCTTTCATAAGCAAGCACCGCTGTATATCCCCGAACTGAACGCTACACAAGACACACTGACTGTCAGCGGGCAGGTTAATTTCTCGTCGCACCTATATGCAGACGGAAACATCGAAATGATAGTAGTCGTATTCCACCCTCATGCCATGAGTACATTCTTGAATGTGCCAACGTCGCTTTTTTACAATCAGGAAGTTTCCGGATACAGCCTTGGGGATAAGAGCTTGAACGAATTGGCTGCACGAATATTCGACTGCCAGGATTATACCCTTTGCATACATCATATAGAAAAATGGCTGTTGTCACGGATAGCCGATAGTTTATCTACTGCCGCATACAGAATAGAAAGGATAGGTGCTGCCGTTCGGCAAATATACATTACCCCACAAATCCCCGTAACCGAATTGTCTTCCATTGCCTGCCTAAGTAAGAAACAATTTGAACGGTTGTTTCATTCGTTTGTAGGCATCAATCCGAAAGAATATGCTTGCATCGTCCGCTTCCAAAAGGCTTTGGCGCAGATGCAGCATCAAGCGGGCGAAGAAATCAATCTGGCACAGATAGCATACACAAGCGGTTATGCCGACCAGTCACACTTCATACGGGAGTTCAAGAAATTCAGCGGATATACGCCCATGTCTTTGTTGAAAGTGTCGAATCCTTATGCTGATTTGTTCACCGACCCGGTATAA
- a CDS encoding aminodeoxychorismate synthase component I, which yields MHLYSKEQAIKRMNQLGQLHRPFIFIVDYLQDASYIEEEVAVDSTELLYNLNGFTNQTISDEDYVSSFSTEAMPSVHWQPCPESFCSYQRSFSIVQRNILAGNSFLTNLTCRTPVETNLTLKDIYFRSKAIYKLWVKGRFTVFSPEIFVRICQGKISSYPMKGTIDASIPSATQLLMNDPKEVAEHATIVDLIRNDLSMVANHVSVSRYRYMDVLQTNRGSILQTSSEIQGILPENYQEHLGDIIFRLLPAGSITGAPKKKTMQIIREAETYDRGFYTGVMGYSDGTNLDSAVMIRFVEQEGEKMYFKSGGGITFRSDVESEYNEMKQKVYVPIY from the coding sequence ATGCACTTATATAGTAAGGAACAGGCTATCAAACGGATGAATCAGCTGGGACAACTCCATCGTCCTTTTATTTTCATTGTAGATTATTTGCAGGATGCATCTTATATAGAGGAGGAAGTTGCTGTTGATTCAACTGAACTGCTATATAATTTGAACGGATTTACCAATCAAACTATATCCGATGAAGATTATGTATCCTCTTTCTCCACAGAGGCAATGCCTTCTGTACATTGGCAGCCTTGCCCCGAATCTTTCTGTTCTTACCAACGTTCGTTCAGTATTGTGCAACGAAATATTCTGGCGGGAAATAGTTTCCTTACTAATTTGACTTGTCGCACTCCGGTAGAAACCAATCTCACCCTGAAAGATATTTATTTTCGTTCAAAAGCGATTTATAAGTTATGGGTTAAAGGTCGCTTTACGGTCTTTTCTCCTGAAATATTTGTTAGAATTTGTCAGGGGAAAATTAGCTCATATCCGATGAAGGGAACCATTGACGCTTCGATCCCCTCTGCTACCCAATTGCTGATGAATGATCCGAAAGAGGTGGCGGAACATGCCACTATCGTAGATCTGATTCGCAATGATTTAAGTATGGTTGCCAATCATGTGTCAGTTTCCCGGTACCGGTATATGGATGTATTGCAGACGAATCGAGGATCCATTCTTCAGACAAGTTCTGAAATTCAGGGTATATTGCCGGAAAATTATCAGGAACATTTGGGGGATATTATTTTCAGGTTGTTGCCGGCCGGTTCTATTACCGGTGCCCCGAAGAAAAAGACAATGCAGATTATTCGGGAGGCTGAAACCTACGACAGGGGATTTTATACGGGGGTTATGGGATATTCGGATGGGACTAACTTGGATAGTGCCGTAATGATCCGTTTTGTGGAACAAGAAGGAGAAAAGATGTATTTTAAAAGTGGAGGAGGAATCACTTTCCGGAGCGATGTAGAAAGTGAGTATAATGAAATGAAGCAAAAAGTATATGTACCTATTTATTGA